The following coding sequences lie in one Cyanobacterium sp. Dongsha4 genomic window:
- a CDS encoding nitrate ABC transporter ATP-binding protein (This model describes the ATP binding subunits of ATP-binding cassette (ABC) transporters for nitrate transport, or for bicarbonate transport, in bacteria and archaea.): protein MSNFIEIDHVDKIFPLANGGEYIALRNIDFSIQKGEFISLVGHSGCGKSTLLNMIAGLLNPTHGGVILEGKEVTEPGPERMVVFQNYSLLPWLTVRENIALAVNRVLRHYPEGERKAIIEENIALVGLRHAANKRPNQLSGGMKQRVAIARALATKPKVLLLDEPFGALDALTRGNLQESLMQIVQENHVTCVMVTHDVDEALLLSDRIVMLTTGPEAHIGQILEVPIPRPRQRLEVVNHPSYYSLRNEIVYFLNQQKRSNKNKVTASPQVIARNGLEKINLNIGFIPLTDCAPLVIAKEKGIFAEYGLEEVNLIREDSWQHIARGVAEKRLDGAQMVAGMPLSMTVGAGGKTPIPIITSLVLSRNGNAITLGKKFQEMGVTDVHGLREIIHQTPDTVHTFGMVHPASMHNLMLRYWLASGGIDPDNDVNLTVIPPPQMIANLKAGNIDGYCVGEPWNSEAVLQDVGYVIATDLDIWASHPEKVLGVREDWAQAYPQTHLALIKALIEACAYCDDRRNREEIVEILARPEYVGVEPKYIRPGFVDPYNYGTKIEPLLRFNQFHVDRANCPGRVEALWILTQLARWGYTPFPRNWVEIIDRVRRPDLFGEACRQLGIPDLESDRTSFQLFDKMVFNPDDPIGYLERFTISRDFEVSEIEINAGVRS, encoded by the coding sequence TTCCTCTGGCTAATGGTGGTGAATATATTGCCCTAAGAAATATTGATTTTTCCATTCAAAAAGGTGAGTTTATTTCTCTTGTGGGACATTCTGGTTGTGGTAAATCAACGCTGTTAAATATGATCGCAGGTTTACTCAATCCTACTCATGGGGGAGTTATTCTTGAAGGTAAGGAAGTTACTGAACCCGGTCCCGAACGCATGGTAGTATTTCAAAATTACTCTTTGCTACCTTGGTTGACGGTTAGGGAAAACATCGCCCTTGCGGTTAATCGAGTTTTACGTCATTATCCCGAAGGAGAAAGAAAGGCAATTATCGAGGAAAATATTGCTCTTGTCGGATTAAGACACGCCGCTAATAAGCGTCCTAATCAACTTTCTGGGGGGATGAAACAAAGAGTTGCGATCGCACGTGCTTTGGCAACAAAACCAAAAGTATTACTATTAGATGAACCTTTTGGGGCGTTGGATGCTTTAACTAGAGGGAATTTGCAAGAAAGTTTAATGCAGATTGTGCAGGAAAATCATGTAACCTGTGTCATGGTAACTCATGATGTGGACGAGGCATTATTATTGAGCGATCGCATTGTCATGTTAACTACGGGGCCAGAGGCTCATATTGGGCAGATTCTCGAAGTACCAATCCCCCGACCAAGGCAACGGTTAGAAGTGGTAAATCATCCCAGTTATTACAGTCTCCGTAATGAAATCGTTTACTTCCTCAATCAACAGAAGCGATCGAACAAAAACAAAGTTACTGCTAGTCCTCAAGTAATTGCCCGTAACGGTTTAGAAAAAATTAATCTCAATATCGGTTTTATTCCCTTAACCGACTGTGCACCTTTAGTTATTGCCAAAGAAAAAGGTATTTTTGCTGAATATGGCTTAGAAGAAGTAAACCTTATTAGGGAGGATTCATGGCAACATATCGCTAGAGGAGTAGCCGAAAAACGCCTTGACGGGGCGCAAATGGTAGCAGGAATGCCTCTTAGTATGACTGTGGGAGCAGGAGGTAAAACACCTATTCCCATCATCACTTCCCTTGTTTTAAGTCGTAATGGTAACGCTATTACCCTAGGGAAAAAATTTCAAGAAATGGGAGTTACCGATGTTCATGGGTTAAGGGAAATTATCCATCAAACTCCAGATACTGTACACACATTTGGCATGGTACATCCCGCTTCTATGCACAACCTGATGTTGCGTTACTGGTTAGCTTCGGGGGGAATTGACCCTGATAATGATGTCAATTTAACGGTGATTCCTCCTCCACAGATGATAGCAAACCTAAAAGCAGGTAATATTGACGGTTATTGCGTCGGCGAACCTTGGAACTCTGAGGCAGTTTTACAGGACGTTGGCTATGTCATTGCCACTGATTTGGACATCTGGGCTAGTCATCCAGAAAAAGTATTGGGAGTGAGAGAAGATTGGGCTCAAGCATATCCGCAAACTCACTTGGCTTTAATTAAAGCATTGATAGAGGCTTGTGCTTACTGTGATGATCGCCGTAATCGAGAAGAAATTGTGGAAATATTAGCTCGTCCCGAATATGTAGGAGTTGAGCCAAAATATATTCGCCCCGGTTTTGTTGACCCTTACAATTACGGCACGAAAATTGAACCCCTGTTGAGGTTTAATCAGTTTCATGTCGATCGCGCCAACTGTCCGGGGAGAGTAGAAGCCCTCTGGATTTTAACTCAATTAGCAAGATGGGGTTATACTCCTTTCCCCCGCAACTGGGTAGAAATAATCGATCGAGTTCGTCGCCCCGATTTATTTGGGGAAGCCTGTCGTCAATTAGGTATTCCAGACCTAGAGAGCGATCGCACCTCCTTCCAACTCTTTGACAAGATGGTATTCAATCCAGATGACCCCATCGGTTATTTAGAAAGATTCACCATCAGCCGTGATTTTGAAGTATCGGAAATCGAAATTAACGCAGGAGTCAGGAGTTAA